From Flavobacterium sp. 102, a single genomic window includes:
- a CDS encoding Shedu immune nuclease family protein → MINIEKDKKRLILRYYSDFQPTVWLDKLLKTDKQFTLAGVFHLDKSKFYKKIDDEFDEPDFMFVIGNLVGEYYKIDKSVFGLKNDFYFYKNLNLNETTFVAKSKISLLYQIDLLLNNDLYIGGTSGKNLPYTDFINLIKIFPTTHEIKLYRQAKVTSILKNYFENVDDKELAYNDYLNKKIPLIESKIRKTFKESEIIKYQTLVERLESMLNNEINYNENQWQSEIIQIILLLFPKYIAVFKEIHFLDIYSNKNRRLDYGLIDFMGNLDIVEIKIPFEKNIVSDITYRDNHIPNRDLSGTIMQIEKYIFYLNKSGKEIENKLTKKYKDELPDNLEVRITNPNAIIIMGRDNKMDKNQLHDFEIIKRKYKNVIDIFTYDDLIRRLRMIITQLKKI, encoded by the coding sequence GTGATAAATATAGAAAAAGACAAGAAACGATTAATTCTTAGATATTATTCAGATTTTCAGCCAACAGTTTGGCTTGATAAGTTATTAAAAACGGATAAGCAGTTTACTTTGGCAGGAGTTTTCCATCTTGATAAATCAAAATTTTATAAGAAGATTGATGACGAATTTGACGAACCTGACTTTATGTTTGTGATAGGAAACCTGGTTGGCGAATATTATAAGATTGACAAGTCAGTTTTTGGGCTAAAAAATGATTTTTATTTTTATAAAAATCTCAACCTAAACGAAACAACTTTCGTAGCCAAATCAAAAATATCTTTATTATACCAAATTGATTTACTCTTAAATAATGATTTGTATATTGGTGGTACATCTGGTAAAAATTTGCCATATACTGATTTTATTAATTTGATTAAAATCTTTCCAACAACTCATGAAATAAAACTTTATCGTCAAGCAAAAGTTACTTCAATTTTAAAGAACTACTTTGAGAATGTTGATGATAAGGAGCTAGCATACAATGATTATCTAAATAAAAAGATTCCACTCATTGAAAGCAAAATTAGAAAGACCTTTAAGGAATCCGAAATTATTAAATATCAAACCTTGGTCGAGCGTTTAGAGTCAATGCTTAATAATGAGATAAATTATAACGAAAACCAATGGCAATCTGAAATAATCCAAATCATACTTTTGCTTTTTCCTAAGTACATAGCAGTATTTAAAGAAATTCATTTTCTTGATATTTACAGTAATAAAAATCGTAGATTAGACTATGGTTTGATAGATTTTATGGGTAATCTGGATATTGTTGAAATTAAAATCCCGTTCGAGAAAAATATTGTTTCAGATATAACGTATAGAGATAATCATATCCCTAACAGAGATTTGTCCGGTACTATAATGCAAATTGAAAAATATATTTTTTACTTAAATAAATCTGGAAAGGAAATAGAAAACAAGCTTACTAAAAAATATAAAGATGAATTGCCTGATAATTTGGAAGTTCGGATAACAAATCCAAATGCAATAATAATTATGGGACGCGATAACAAAATGGATAAAAATCAACTTCATGATTTTGAAATCATTAAGAGGAAATATAAAAATGTAATTGATATATTTACTTACGATGATTTAATCAGAAGGCTAAGAATGATTATTACTCAACTCAAAAAAATTTAA
- a CDS encoding J domain-containing protein, with product MKTEPIQLVPADLSKFISDNKLCVVKAGLEETTDFNATLNSQLNQFFKTSISIGLINIGSLNYSDSFIQSLISEKMINIGLESSDSVLPGYYLFKESRLVGYHPGTFDISKLDPEVQKASLWFGFAAGLLSGIATKSFASALLTFSAVMDASTGMNIFKFFKEVLESKDELDLRRKQKVVFLTEVDKAYAFLKVSKSASDEDVKKARNRMILEFHPDMSKEDKEIRNKMTVSINEAYEIIINHRKAAKNKFSFS from the coding sequence ATGAAAACCGAACCAATACAACTCGTTCCTGCGGATTTATCAAAATTCATAAGTGATAACAAACTTTGCGTAGTAAAGGCAGGCCTTGAAGAAACTACAGACTTTAATGCAACACTTAACAGCCAATTAAATCAATTTTTTAAGACCAGCATTTCTATTGGTTTAATAAATATTGGTAGCTTGAATTACAGCGATTCTTTTATTCAATCCTTAATTAGTGAAAAAATGATCAACATAGGGCTGGAGAGTTCTGATTCGGTGTTGCCAGGTTATTATTTGTTTAAGGAGTCGAGATTAGTTGGATATCACCCCGGAACTTTTGATATTTCAAAATTGGATCCGGAAGTTCAAAAAGCATCTTTATGGTTTGGTTTTGCTGCCGGACTACTTTCTGGGATTGCAACTAAAAGTTTTGCTTCAGCGTTGCTTACATTTTCAGCAGTGATGGATGCATCTACCGGTATGAATATTTTCAAATTTTTTAAAGAAGTCCTAGAATCAAAAGATGAATTAGACTTACGAAGAAAACAAAAGGTAGTTTTCCTTACTGAAGTAGACAAAGCTTATGCATTTTTAAAAGTATCGAAATCTGCAAGTGATGAGGATGTTAAAAAGGCCCGAAATAGAATGATTTTAGAGTTTCATCCAGACATGAGTAAGGAGGATAAAGAAATAAGAAATAAAATGACAGTCAGCATTAATGAGGCTTATGAAATAATTATAAATCATAGAAAAGCGGCAAAAAATAAGTTTAGTTTTTCTTAA
- a CDS encoding ATP-dependent endonuclease, with protein sequence MYISELTIKNYRSFRDFTIELKPLTLIIGENNIGKSNLLDSIGLIFGQDISFFKKRFLEVADFNYDTLLDFKRQVLDFNIPIDSIQFPEIIIEATLKDWNDDQESVISDWYSNAEFSEATISYVFAPVTNFNKQDELQQQRNFITKFKNEITEPEYEKLPESAKLDLINFPISKYHYSIYGGIGKNTQANTYHLNQLRFELLDALRDACTELVASHSNKLLFRILNSKEEKEYQDLKGQLVGLQQAINENKALQEIKQGISVQLDKISLATDDSTNIVDLIFTLPDVSDLLKKISLIYGDNPIKIERNGTGRNNLLFISLVLSYIEDVTRAQSSYFRVVGLEEPESHLHPNLQDHLAHNIESLIKTANQKEYRKDIQLLITSHSTHITTKIDFENTVVLYKKDNQIVSHYILDGFSADALGKKQIKYLNKYLDAVNTNFFYSRKVILVEGISEKLLIPVFFEKIVKHSTEKSSCCVISVNGLAFSYFLEIIKNGFFQKCLVLTDRDSDTKAKDRADNLASKYSGVSEIHVGITTETTFEKDLISVNTTGKGRDILLKVIQEVRPNSGKAFFTNIGTNPIVIDEYFALIEQYKSEFAYSLMLNLIESNDEFVIPTYISDGIKFLA encoded by the coding sequence ATGTATATATCAGAACTTACAATAAAAAACTATAGAAGTTTTAGGGACTTTACAATCGAACTAAAACCCCTCACTCTTATAATTGGTGAAAACAACATTGGCAAATCTAATTTGTTGGATTCAATTGGTTTAATTTTTGGACAGGATATATCGTTTTTTAAAAAACGGTTTCTGGAGGTTGCTGATTTTAATTATGACACCCTTTTAGATTTTAAAAGACAAGTACTCGATTTCAACATCCCTATTGATTCTATTCAATTTCCAGAAATCATTATTGAAGCTACTTTAAAAGATTGGAACGATGATCAAGAGTCCGTTATATCTGACTGGTACAGTAATGCCGAGTTTAGTGAAGCTACTATATCTTATGTATTTGCGCCTGTAACGAATTTTAATAAACAAGATGAACTTCAGCAGCAACGAAATTTTATAACAAAATTCAAAAATGAAATTACTGAACCTGAATATGAAAAACTTCCCGAGAGTGCCAAATTAGATTTAATCAACTTTCCTATTTCAAAATACCATTATAGCATTTACGGTGGTATAGGTAAAAATACCCAGGCCAATACTTATCATTTAAATCAGTTACGATTTGAGCTTCTGGATGCGCTTAGGGATGCTTGTACAGAATTGGTAGCAAGTCATAGTAACAAATTACTTTTCAGGATATTAAATTCAAAGGAAGAAAAAGAATACCAAGATTTAAAAGGACAGCTTGTAGGATTACAGCAGGCAATAAATGAAAACAAAGCACTACAAGAAATCAAACAAGGAATTTCTGTTCAATTAGATAAAATATCATTAGCAACCGACGACTCAACAAATATCGTTGACTTAATCTTTACACTTCCTGATGTTTCAGATTTACTCAAAAAAATCAGTTTAATTTATGGTGATAATCCAATAAAAATAGAGCGAAATGGAACTGGCAGAAATAATCTCTTATTTATTTCTCTAGTTTTATCATACATTGAAGATGTAACTAGAGCGCAAAGCTCTTATTTCAGAGTCGTTGGTCTTGAAGAACCTGAATCACATTTGCATCCAAACCTTCAAGACCACTTAGCACATAATATTGAATCCTTGATTAAAACAGCAAATCAAAAAGAGTATAGAAAAGATATTCAATTACTTATAACTTCTCATTCAACACATATTACTACTAAAATTGATTTTGAAAATACAGTCGTACTTTACAAGAAAGATAATCAGATAGTCTCACATTATATTCTTGACGGATTCAGTGCTGATGCTCTGGGCAAAAAGCAAATTAAATATTTAAATAAATATTTGGATGCAGTTAATACTAATTTCTTTTATTCGAGAAAAGTGATTTTGGTAGAAGGCATATCTGAAAAACTATTAATACCTGTGTTTTTTGAAAAAATAGTTAAGCATTCAACTGAAAAATCTAGTTGTTGTGTAATTAGTGTAAACGGTTTAGCATTCAGTTATTTTTTAGAAATTATTAAAAATGGTTTCTTTCAAAAATGTTTGGTCTTAACGGATCGTGACTCAGATACAAAAGCAAAAGATCGCGCTGATAATTTGGCATCTAAATATTCTGGAGTTTCAGAAATACATGTTGGAATAACTACCGAAACAACTTTTGAAAAAGATTTAATTTCGGTTAATACAACTGGTAAAGGAAGAGATATTCTATTAAAAGTCATTCAGGAAGTTAGACCTAACAGCGGCAAAGCTTTTTTTACTAATATTGGCACTAATCCTATAGTAATAGATGAATATTTTGCTCTTATCGAACAATATAAATCAGAATTCGCATACAGCCTAATGCTCAATCTAATCGAATCTAATGATGAATTTGTAATACCAACATATATAAGCGATGGGATAAAATTCCTAGCATAA